From one Micromonospora siamensis genomic stretch:
- a CDS encoding sigma-70 family RNA polymerase sigma factor, which translates to MARNRATGASEGTVGNVDKNIGMRTDEVAEERDLVGVYLHEISRTPLLDAAMEVDLSKAIEAGLYAEHLLGEDQVPAGVDREDLRRLVAEGERAKDLFIRANLRLVVSIARRYVRSGMPMLDLIQEGNTGLVRAVEKFDYERGYKFSTYATWWIRQAISRAIAQQERTVRLPVHLVEDVNRMRNVARQLTRELGSDPEPEQIAASLGVTVERVNELRRWSQDTVSLDTPVGDDGDTNLGDLVADSDAPSPEDIVLSGLERQRIEGLLNHLDDRSAGIMRARYGLEDGREHSLTEVASRFSLSRERIRQLEIQALGRLRELARAEGLQAA; encoded by the coding sequence ATGGCAAGGAACCGGGCAACCGGCGCGAGCGAGGGGACCGTGGGCAACGTGGACAAGAACATCGGAATGCGTACCGACGAGGTGGCCGAGGAGCGCGACCTGGTCGGAGTCTACCTGCACGAGATCTCCCGGACGCCACTGCTGGACGCCGCCATGGAGGTCGATCTCTCCAAGGCCATCGAGGCCGGGCTCTACGCCGAGCACCTGCTCGGCGAGGACCAGGTCCCGGCCGGCGTCGACCGGGAGGACCTGCGGCGGCTGGTCGCCGAGGGCGAGCGGGCGAAGGACCTCTTCATCCGCGCCAACCTGCGGCTGGTCGTGTCGATCGCCCGGCGCTACGTCCGCTCGGGCATGCCCATGCTCGACCTGATCCAGGAGGGCAACACCGGCCTGGTCCGCGCGGTCGAGAAGTTCGACTACGAGCGGGGCTACAAGTTCTCCACCTACGCCACCTGGTGGATCCGCCAGGCGATCAGCCGGGCGATCGCCCAGCAGGAGCGCACCGTACGGCTGCCCGTGCACCTGGTGGAGGACGTCAACCGGATGCGCAACGTGGCCCGGCAGCTCACCCGTGAGCTGGGCAGCGACCCGGAGCCGGAGCAGATCGCGGCGTCCCTCGGCGTCACCGTCGAGCGGGTCAACGAGCTGCGCCGCTGGTCGCAGGACACCGTGTCGCTGGACACGCCGGTCGGCGACGACGGCGACACCAACCTGGGTGACCTGGTGGCCGACAGCGACGCCCCCTCGCCGGAGGACATCGTCCTCAGCGGGCTGGAGCGGCAGCGCATCGAGGGCCTGCTCAACCACCTCGACGACCGGTCCGCCGGCATCATGCGGGCCCGGTACGGCCTGGAGGACGGGCGGGAGCACTCGCTGACCGAGGTCGCGTCGCGCTTCTCGCTCTCCCGGGAGCGGATCCGGCAGCTGGAGATCCAGGCGCTCGGCCGGCTCCGCGAGCTGGCCCGGGCCGAAGGGCTCCAGGCGGCCTGA
- a CDS encoding N-acetylmuramic acid 6-phosphate etherase, with product MTAGRVDPHELAAPRPVRPVVRVGAPTERRNPHSADLDLMSTRDVLTVINDADRRVPAAVAAVLDEIATMVDLAVTALRTGRRVHYFGAGTSGRLGVLDAAELVPTFNSPRHWFCSHLAGGPEAMWRAVEDAEDDARAGAAEAADCVRPGDLVVGLAASGRTPYVLGALAAARAQAAATALVCANPDAPAATSVDVFVGVDTGPEVVTGSTRMKAGTAQKLVLNMFSTAVMVRLGRVYSNLMIDVVATNAKLRGRMIAILEEATGCAEDICRRALHDADGDLKTALVALVSGAEIPAARAALARSADQVRGALALLAS from the coding sequence GTGACCGCCGGCCGGGTCGACCCCCACGAACTCGCCGCCCCCCGTCCGGTCCGTCCCGTGGTCCGGGTCGGTGCGCCGACGGAGCGGCGCAACCCGCACAGCGCCGACCTCGACCTGATGTCGACCCGGGACGTGCTGACCGTGATCAACGACGCGGACCGTCGGGTCCCGGCCGCGGTCGCCGCCGTCCTCGACGAGATCGCCACCATGGTCGACCTGGCCGTGACGGCGCTGCGCACCGGGCGGCGGGTGCACTACTTCGGCGCGGGCACCTCCGGCCGGCTCGGGGTGCTCGACGCCGCGGAGCTGGTGCCCACCTTCAACTCGCCGCGGCACTGGTTCTGCTCGCACCTCGCCGGCGGGCCGGAGGCCATGTGGCGCGCGGTCGAGGACGCCGAGGACGACGCCCGGGCTGGCGCCGCCGAGGCGGCCGACTGTGTCCGCCCCGGTGACCTGGTGGTGGGCCTGGCGGCCAGCGGACGCACGCCGTACGTGCTCGGCGCGCTCGCCGCCGCCCGGGCCCAGGCCGCCGCGACGGCGCTGGTCTGCGCCAACCCGGACGCCCCGGCCGCGACGTCGGTGGACGTGTTCGTCGGGGTGGACACCGGACCCGAGGTGGTCACCGGGTCGACCCGGATGAAGGCGGGCACCGCGCAGAAGCTGGTGCTGAACATGTTCTCCACGGCCGTCATGGTCCGCCTCGGCCGGGTCTACTCGAACCTCATGATCGACGTGGTCGCCACCAATGCCAAGCTCCGGGGGCGGATGATCGCCATCCTGGAGGAGGCCACCGGCTGCGCCGAGGACATCTGCCGGCGGGCCCTGCACGACGCGGACGGCGACCTGAAGACCGCGCTGGTCGCGTTGGTCTCCGGCGCCGAGATCCCGGCCGCCCGGGCCGCCCTGGCCCGCTCCGCCGACCAGGTCCGCGGCGCGCTCGCCCTGCTCGCCTCCTGA
- a CDS encoding MurR/RpiR family transcriptional regulator: MAKSPKISASHEPGGLIVHISGLLPSLSPAEQRVARLVVADPADAARRTITDLATAAETSEATVIRFCRSVGMDGYPQLRIRLAAEAARRVEPPDARVVGGDIPPGADLAQIIATIAFNDARAVEETAEQLDPAVCEQVVEAIVAAGRIDVYGAGASGFVASDFQQKLHRIGRTAFYFPDVHTALTSAALLGRGDVAVGISHTGTTSDVIEVLEQARARGATTVALTNFPRSPITEVADFVLTTAARETTYRSGAMASRLAQLTVVDCLFVGVAARNRAKARKALEATAEAVQSHRVGSGRRRG, translated from the coding sequence GTGGCGAAGAGTCCGAAGATTTCCGCGAGTCACGAGCCCGGTGGCCTGATCGTCCACATCAGCGGCCTGCTCCCGTCGCTGTCCCCGGCGGAACAGCGGGTGGCCCGCCTGGTCGTCGCGGATCCGGCGGACGCCGCCCGGCGGACGATCACCGACCTCGCCACCGCCGCCGAGACCTCCGAGGCGACAGTGATCCGCTTCTGCCGCTCGGTCGGCATGGACGGCTATCCCCAGCTGCGCATCCGGCTCGCCGCCGAGGCCGCCCGCCGGGTCGAGCCACCGGACGCGCGGGTCGTCGGCGGGGACATCCCGCCCGGCGCCGACCTGGCCCAGATCATCGCCACCATCGCCTTCAACGACGCCCGGGCCGTCGAGGAGACGGCCGAGCAGCTCGACCCCGCCGTCTGCGAGCAGGTGGTGGAGGCGATCGTCGCCGCCGGCCGGATCGACGTCTACGGCGCCGGCGCCAGCGGCTTCGTCGCCTCCGACTTCCAGCAGAAGCTGCACCGGATCGGTCGCACCGCCTTCTACTTTCCCGACGTGCACACCGCGTTGACCTCCGCGGCCCTGCTCGGCCGGGGCGACGTGGCCGTCGGCATCTCGCACACCGGCACCACCAGCGACGTGATCGAGGTGCTGGAACAGGCCCGGGCGCGAGGCGCCACCACGGTGGCGCTGACCAACTTCCCCCGCTCGCCGATCACCGAGGTGGCCGACTTCGTGCTCACCACCGCCGCCCGGGAGACCACCTACCGCTCCGGGGCGATGGCCAGCCGGCTCGCCCAGCTCACCGTCGTCGACTGCCTCTTCGTCGGGGTGGCGGCCCGCAACCGGGCGAAGGCCCGCAAGGCCCTCGAGGCCACCGCCGAGGCCGTCCAGTCGCACCGGGTGGGCTCCGGGCGGAGGCGCGGGTGA
- a CDS encoding dTMP kinase, which produces MATTPRARRRRSRLRRVALIGIDGSGKTTQAHRLAEALTAAGRPATYHRNAGGRRWLGRLAQRLGRPDAQRLVGRGGLLAVESVLRWLAIAAALLSCLVTGRTAVMDRYAACQYASIRAHGGQRWERLARAGYRVFPPPQVTFLLAVDPSEAYQRIERRGTDHETMGYLTAAATAYRTLPEYASFVVVDAAGPPDEVTRRIREHLAGWLPEGGPDGAHEVGVLLSETRRRG; this is translated from the coding sequence GTGGCCACCACACCGCGTGCCCGGCGCCGCCGCTCCCGGTTGCGCCGCGTCGCCCTGATCGGCATCGACGGATCGGGCAAGACCACCCAGGCGCACCGGCTCGCCGAGGCGCTCACCGCGGCCGGGCGGCCGGCCACCTACCACCGCAACGCCGGCGGCCGGCGTTGGCTGGGCCGGCTCGCGCAGCGGCTGGGGCGGCCGGACGCCCAACGCCTGGTCGGCCGGGGCGGCCTGCTCGCCGTCGAGTCGGTGCTGCGCTGGCTGGCGATCGCCGCCGCGCTGCTGAGCTGCCTGGTGACCGGCCGGACGGCGGTGATGGACCGCTACGCGGCCTGCCAGTACGCCAGCATCCGGGCGCACGGGGGGCAACGCTGGGAGCGGCTGGCCCGGGCCGGCTACCGGGTCTTCCCGCCGCCGCAGGTCACCTTCCTGCTCGCCGTCGACCCGAGCGAGGCGTACCAGCGGATCGAGCGGCGGGGCACCGACCACGAGACGATGGGTTACCTGACCGCGGCGGCCACCGCCTACCGGACCCTGCCGGAGTACGCCTCCTTCGTGGTGGTCGACGCCGCCGGCCCGCCGGACGAGGTCACCCGGCGGATCCGCGAGCACCTGGCCGGATGGCTGCCCGAGGGTGGCCCGGACGGGGCCCACGAGGTGGGCGTACTTTTGTCGGAAACGCGCAGACGTGGTTGA
- a CDS encoding nucleotidyltransferase, protein MSLHHDRRETQMAERGDETLLHTLKRVAAVLKQSDIPFALGGSFAVYAHGGHSSEHDVDFLIREEDVDRALEALVAEGFRAERPPEDWLVKVYDEGRMVDLIHRPIETPVTAETFADTIVRPVDAIHMPVLSASQLMVHKLLSFSQHYCDFARALPLARSLREQIDWERVRKETQHSPYAEAFLVLLDRLDVVPGGGTAEGRETA, encoded by the coding sequence CTGTCCCTCCACCACGACCGACGGGAGACGCAGATGGCCGAGCGCGGTGACGAGACCCTGCTGCACACGCTCAAACGCGTCGCCGCCGTGCTCAAGCAGTCGGACATCCCGTTCGCCCTGGGCGGCAGCTTCGCGGTGTACGCGCACGGCGGCCACTCCAGCGAACACGACGTGGACTTCCTGATCCGTGAGGAGGACGTCGACCGGGCGCTGGAGGCGCTGGTCGCCGAGGGCTTCCGGGCCGAACGGCCGCCGGAGGACTGGCTGGTGAAGGTCTACGACGAGGGCCGGATGGTGGACCTGATCCACCGGCCGATCGAGACCCCGGTCACCGCGGAGACCTTCGCCGACACCATCGTCCGGCCGGTCGACGCGATCCACATGCCGGTGCTGTCGGCCAGCCAGCTGATGGTGCACAAGCTGCTGAGCTTCTCCCAGCACTACTGCGACTTCGCCCGGGCCCTGCCGCTGGCCCGCTCGCTGCGGGAACAGATCGACTGGGAACGGGTACGCAAGGAGACGCAGCACTCGCCGTACGCGGAGGCGTTCCTGGTGCTGCTCGACCGGCTGGACGTGGTGCCGGGCGGCGGCACGGCCGAGGGAAGGGAGACAGCGTGA
- a CDS encoding GPGG-motif small membrane protein, with the protein MELILWILAVVLVVAGILALFRRQILWGIVLIVVGLLVGPGGVSIFS; encoded by the coding sequence ATGGAGCTGATTCTCTGGATTCTCGCAGTTGTACTGGTGGTCGCCGGCATCCTCGCGCTGTTCCGTCGGCAGATCCTGTGGGGCATCGTCCTCATCGTGGTGGGGCTGCTGGTCGGCCCGGGTGGTGTCAGCATCTTCAGCTGA
- a CDS encoding TspO/MBR family protein, whose translation MEITQSAGRRTSGARKWWALAGFGAATFAAAAIGGLGVRGTSAEYQSLEQPTWAPPSWLFGPVWTVLYALIAIAGWLVWRRVGFGPALWAWVVQLVLNAIWTPLFFGAGRYGLAFAEIVAMWLAIGVTVALFRRISRPATLLMLPYWAWVTFAAALNLAIWRLNA comes from the coding sequence ATGGAGATAACGCAGAGCGCCGGCCGGCGCACCTCTGGAGCGCGCAAGTGGTGGGCCCTGGCCGGCTTCGGCGCCGCCACGTTCGCCGCGGCCGCCATCGGCGGGCTGGGGGTCCGGGGCACCTCAGCGGAGTACCAGAGCCTGGAGCAGCCCACCTGGGCGCCGCCGTCGTGGCTCTTCGGCCCGGTCTGGACGGTGCTCTACGCGCTGATCGCGATCGCCGGCTGGCTGGTCTGGCGCCGGGTGGGCTTCGGCCCCGCGCTCTGGGCCTGGGTCGTCCAGCTGGTGCTCAACGCGATCTGGACCCCACTCTTCTTCGGGGCCGGCCGGTACGGCCTGGCGTTCGCCGAGATCGTGGCGATGTGGCTCGCCATCGGGGTGACGGTGGCGCTGTTCCGCCGGATCTCCCGGCCGGCCACCCTGCTGATGCTGCCGTACTGGGCCTGGGTGACCTTCGCCGCCGCGCTCAACCTGGCGATCTGGCGGCTCAACGCCTGA
- a CDS encoding M23 family metallopeptidase: MRRRWSSLLAAALVVAGSLLVPASPALAAPTFKVPFPCGQSWSGQTRTDHSPAYAIDFNRTDDLGDPVVASAPGTVDRVTDLGGTSYGKYVRIDHGGGYTTYYAHLNGFNVSVGQSVGYGKVIGWVGSTGGSTGPHLHYEQRLNGNDIQARFNGTLAYYWGTKTYTSDNNCSSGTATGTVNTAGADLTVRSGPGTGYSAVGSVADGTKVTIYCQTSGTSVTGTYGTSSIWDRIGSGRYIADAYVYTGYDGYIPNLPRC, encoded by the coding sequence ATGCGTAGACGTTGGTCGAGCCTGCTGGCGGCCGCCCTGGTCGTCGCGGGGAGCCTGCTGGTGCCGGCGAGCCCGGCGCTGGCCGCGCCCACGTTCAAGGTGCCGTTCCCCTGCGGGCAGTCCTGGTCCGGGCAGACCCGCACCGACCACAGCCCGGCGTACGCGATCGACTTCAACCGCACCGACGACCTCGGCGACCCGGTGGTCGCCAGCGCGCCGGGCACCGTCGACCGGGTCACCGACCTCGGCGGCACCAGCTACGGCAAGTACGTCCGGATCGACCACGGCGGCGGCTACACCACCTACTACGCCCACCTCAACGGCTTCAACGTCTCGGTCGGGCAGAGCGTCGGCTACGGCAAGGTGATCGGCTGGGTGGGCAGCACCGGCGGCTCGACCGGTCCGCACCTGCACTACGAGCAGCGCCTTAACGGCAACGACATCCAGGCGCGGTTCAACGGCACGCTGGCGTACTACTGGGGCACCAAGACCTACACCAGCGACAACAACTGCTCGTCCGGCACCGCCACCGGCACGGTGAACACCGCGGGCGCGGACCTGACCGTCCGCTCCGGTCCCGGTACCGGCTACTCCGCGGTCGGCTCGGTCGCCGACGGCACCAAGGTCACGATCTACTGCCAGACCTCCGGCACCAGCGTCACCGGCACGTACGGCACCAGCAGCATCTGGGACCGGATCGGCTCGGGGCGCTACATCGCCGACGCCTACGTCTACACCGGCTACGACGGCTATATCCCCAACCTGCCACGCTGCTGA
- a CDS encoding ABC transporter substrate-binding protein — MAYARSRQALAIAGVLGLTLGATACGTGDDKGNDKAGSAECAAYEKYQGNDGKKVSIYSSIRDIEADRLAQSWKEFEDCTGITIDHEGSGEFEAQLGVRVQGGNAPDLAFIPQPGLLKRFADAGNLKPAGADTKAMAEQNYSPDWLKYSTVDGKFYGAPLGSNVKSFVWYSPKTFKEKGWQVPQTWDDLIKLSDTIAASGTKPWCAGIESGDATGWPATDWIEDLMLRTAGPEVYDQWTTHGIPFNDPKVAEAVDKAGTILKNEKYVNGGFGGVKSIATTSFQEAGVPITTGKCALHRQASFYANQWPEGTKVAEDGDVFAFYFPGIDTANKPVLGGGEFVAAFADRPEVQAVQTYLASGEYANSRAKIGDWVSANKKLDINNVPNPVDKLSVGILQDPKTQFRFDGSDLMPAAVGAGTFWKGMVSWINGKDTKTVLNDIEGSWPK; from the coding sequence ATGGCGTATGCCAGATCACGCCAGGCTCTCGCGATCGCCGGCGTCCTCGGCCTGACGCTCGGCGCCACCGCCTGCGGCACCGGAGACGACAAAGGCAACGACAAGGCGGGCTCCGCCGAGTGCGCCGCATACGAGAAGTACCAGGGCAACGACGGCAAGAAGGTCAGCATCTACTCCTCGATCCGGGACATCGAGGCCGACCGCCTCGCCCAGTCCTGGAAGGAGTTCGAGGACTGCACCGGCATTACGATCGACCACGAGGGCTCCGGCGAGTTCGAGGCGCAGCTCGGCGTCCGGGTCCAGGGCGGCAACGCCCCGGACCTCGCCTTCATCCCGCAGCCGGGCCTGCTCAAGCGGTTCGCCGACGCCGGCAACCTCAAGCCGGCCGGGGCCGACACCAAGGCGATGGCCGAGCAGAACTACTCCCCCGACTGGCTGAAGTACAGCACCGTCGACGGCAAGTTCTACGGCGCGCCGCTGGGCTCGAACGTCAAGTCGTTCGTCTGGTACTCGCCGAAGACCTTCAAGGAGAAGGGCTGGCAGGTCCCGCAGACCTGGGACGACCTGATCAAGCTCAGCGACACCATCGCGGCCAGCGGCACCAAGCCGTGGTGCGCCGGCATCGAGTCCGGTGACGCCACCGGCTGGCCGGCCACCGACTGGATCGAGGACCTGATGCTGCGCACGGCCGGTCCCGAGGTCTACGACCAGTGGACCACCCACGGCATCCCGTTCAACGACCCGAAGGTCGCCGAGGCGGTCGACAAGGCCGGCACGATCCTCAAGAACGAGAAGTACGTCAACGGCGGCTTCGGCGGCGTGAAGAGCATCGCCACCACCTCCTTCCAGGAGGCCGGCGTGCCGATCACCACCGGCAAGTGCGCCCTGCACCGCCAGGCGTCCTTCTACGCCAACCAGTGGCCCGAGGGCACCAAGGTGGCCGAGGACGGCGACGTCTTCGCGTTCTACTTCCCGGGCATCGACACGGCCAACAAGCCGGTGCTGGGTGGCGGCGAGTTCGTCGCGGCCTTCGCCGACCGCCCCGAGGTCCAGGCGGTGCAGACCTACCTGGCCTCCGGCGAGTACGCCAACAGCCGCGCCAAGATCGGCGACTGGGTGTCGGCGAACAAGAAGCTCGACATCAACAACGTGCCGAACCCGGTGGACAAGCTCTCCGTGGGCATCCTCCAGGACCCGAAGACCCAGTTCCGGTTCGACGGTTCCGACCTGATGCCGGCCGCGGTCGGCGCGGGCACCTTCTGGAAGGGCATGGTGTCCTGGATCAACGGCAAGGACACCAAGACCGTGCTGAACGACATCGAGGGCAGCTGGCCGAAGTGA
- a CDS encoding carbohydrate ABC transporter permease: MDFDFAAEQPKFLMLMYGLIAFVLVVGGLLLLLDVVPAFFARRREERLVAAAANGVTLPARSRRPGEGIFALFFLLPTVLLLLIGLVVPAIRTTLLSFMDGRSENFVGLDNYSWMFSEDSIVRVLINTLVWVLLVPLAATTIGLLYAVMVDRAKFEAVAKSLIFMPMAISFVGASIIWKFVYAFRGAEQDQIGLLNQIVVWFGGEPKQWLLDSPLNTLLLIVIMVWIQAGFAMVVLSAAIKAIPADIVEAARLDGVTAWQMFWRVTLPSIRPAMIVVVVTITIATLKVFDIVRTATNGNYETSVIANEMYNQAFRYGQSGHGAALAVVLFVLVIPIVIYQIRNLRQQREG, translated from the coding sequence ATGGACTTCGATTTCGCGGCGGAACAGCCGAAGTTCCTCATGTTGATGTACGGGCTGATCGCCTTCGTCCTGGTGGTGGGTGGCCTGCTCCTGCTCCTCGACGTGGTACCGGCCTTCTTCGCCCGTCGGCGCGAGGAACGGCTGGTCGCCGCGGCGGCGAACGGTGTCACGCTGCCCGCCCGTTCGCGCAGGCCGGGAGAGGGGATCTTCGCCCTCTTCTTCCTGCTGCCCACGGTGCTGCTGCTGCTCATCGGTCTCGTCGTACCGGCGATCCGCACCACGCTGCTGTCGTTCATGGACGGGCGCAGCGAGAACTTCGTCGGCCTCGACAACTACTCCTGGATGTTCTCCGAGGACTCGATCGTCCGGGTGCTGATCAACACGCTGGTCTGGGTGCTCCTGGTGCCGCTGGCCGCCACCACCATCGGCCTGCTCTACGCGGTCATGGTGGACCGGGCCAAGTTCGAGGCCGTGGCCAAGTCGCTGATCTTCATGCCGATGGCCATCTCGTTCGTCGGCGCCAGCATCATCTGGAAGTTCGTCTACGCCTTCCGGGGCGCCGAGCAGGACCAGATCGGCCTGCTCAACCAGATCGTCGTGTGGTTCGGCGGGGAGCCCAAGCAGTGGCTGCTCGACTCGCCGCTGAACACGCTGCTGCTGATCGTCATCATGGTCTGGATCCAGGCCGGTTTCGCGATGGTGGTGCTGTCCGCGGCAATCAAGGCGATTCCGGCAGACATCGTCGAGGCTGCCCGCCTCGACGGCGTGACGGCCTGGCAGATGTTCTGGCGGGTGACCCTGCCCAGCATCCGGCCGGCCATGATCGTCGTCGTGGTGACCATCACCATCGCCACGCTGAAGGTCTTCGACATCGTCCGTACCGCCACCAACGGCAACTACGAGACGAGCGTCATCGCCAACGAGATGTACAACCAGGCGTTCCGGTACGGCCAGAGCGGGCACGGCGCCGCACTCGCCGTCGTGCTCTTCGTCCTGGTCATTCCGATCGTGATCTACCAGATCCGCAACCTGCGGCAGCAGCGGGAGGGCTGA
- a CDS encoding carbohydrate ABC transporter permease — translation MTTATPTVPAGTQRVDGPRRSRAASVRKRLNTRAATLVSIILAIVWTVPTFGLFVSSFRPENQIKTTGWWTFFSDPQFTLENYRQVLFGSSSSAGQLASYFINSLAITIPSVLFPLAFAALAAYALAWINFKGRDWVYIAIFALQIVPLQMALVPLLKFFSTGVTVAGVQVLPAWDLVDEQRFVQVWFAHTCFALPLAVFLLHNFISQLPKDLMEAARVDGATHPKIFRTIVLPLITPALAAFGIFQFLWVWNDLLVALIFAGGGDETAPLTVRLAELAGTRGNEWQRLTAGAFVSIVVPLIVFLSLQRYFVRGLLAGSVKG, via the coding sequence ATGACCACTGCCACGCCCACCGTCCCCGCCGGCACCCAGCGCGTCGACGGCCCTCGTAGGAGTCGAGCCGCAAGCGTTCGAAAGCGCCTCAACACGCGGGCCGCGACCCTGGTCTCGATCATTCTCGCGATCGTCTGGACGGTGCCGACCTTCGGCCTCTTCGTCTCGTCGTTCCGGCCGGAGAACCAGATCAAGACCACCGGCTGGTGGACCTTCTTCAGCGATCCGCAGTTCACCCTCGAGAACTACCGACAGGTGTTGTTCGGCAGCTCCTCCTCGGCCGGTCAGCTCGCCAGCTACTTCATCAACTCGCTGGCGATCACCATCCCGTCGGTGCTCTTCCCGTTGGCCTTCGCCGCGCTCGCCGCGTACGCGCTGGCGTGGATCAACTTCAAGGGACGGGACTGGGTCTACATCGCGATCTTCGCGTTGCAGATCGTGCCGCTGCAGATGGCCCTCGTGCCGCTGCTGAAGTTCTTCTCCACCGGAGTCACCGTCGCCGGCGTCCAGGTGCTGCCAGCCTGGGACCTGGTCGACGAACAGCGGTTCGTGCAGGTCTGGTTCGCACACACCTGTTTCGCCCTGCCGTTGGCGGTGTTCCTGCTGCACAACTTCATCTCGCAGCTGCCCAAGGACCTGATGGAGGCGGCCCGGGTCGACGGGGCCACCCACCCGAAGATCTTCCGCACCATCGTGCTGCCGCTGATCACCCCGGCCCTGGCGGCCTTCGGCATCTTCCAGTTCCTCTGGGTCTGGAACGACCTGCTGGTCGCGCTGATCTTCGCCGGGGGTGGCGACGAGACCGCCCCGCTGACCGTCCGGCTCGCCGAGCTGGCCGGCACCCGGGGCAACGAGTGGCAGCGACTCACGGCCGGCGCGTTCGTCTCGATCGTCGTACCGCTGATCGTGTTCCTGTCGCTGCAGCGCTACTTCGTCCGCGGCCTGCTCGCCGGCAGCGTCAAGGGCTGA
- a CDS encoding LacI family DNA-binding transcriptional regulator has translation MTRIDDVARLAGVSTATVSRALRGLPTVSAATRRRVLAAAEQLHYSVSPSASRLAGGRTGTVAVIVPRITRWFFSTVVEAVEGFLHTAGYDLLLHNLGGREQNRQRVLRTANLHKRVDAIMLVATPLRPADRSALAALDLPGVTVSSGTDVPGWPCVRIDDVAAARTAVRHLIDLGHRRIAHISGDPDDELAFTTHLDRRQGYREALRAAGIPLDPSLDVESQFSIDGGNRAAAELLARGEPPTAIFAACDEMAMGAMTALRDAGLRVPQDVSVIGIDDHDLAGVLGLSTIAQPAAEQGLLAARLLLDPLVVRAVEPYTGLVARPRSGAEPDRPAPLAPVILPTRLVVRESTAPPRAD, from the coding sequence ATGACCAGGATCGACGACGTGGCGCGGCTGGCCGGGGTGTCCACCGCCACGGTCTCCCGGGCCCTACGAGGGCTGCCGACGGTCTCCGCCGCGACCCGCCGCCGGGTGCTCGCCGCCGCCGAGCAGCTGCACTACTCGGTCTCGCCCAGCGCCTCCCGGCTGGCCGGCGGGCGGACCGGCACCGTCGCGGTGATCGTCCCCCGGATCACCCGGTGGTTCTTCAGCACCGTGGTGGAGGCGGTCGAGGGCTTCCTGCACACCGCCGGCTACGACCTGCTGCTGCACAACCTCGGCGGCCGGGAACAGAACCGGCAGCGGGTGCTGCGCACCGCCAACCTGCACAAGCGGGTGGACGCCATCATGCTGGTCGCCACCCCGCTGCGCCCCGCCGACCGCTCGGCGCTGGCCGCGCTGGACCTGCCCGGCGTCACGGTCAGCTCCGGCACCGACGTGCCCGGCTGGCCGTGCGTACGGATCGACGACGTGGCCGCCGCCCGGACCGCCGTACGCCACCTGATCGACCTCGGCCACCGGCGGATCGCGCACATCTCCGGCGACCCCGACGACGAGCTGGCCTTCACCACCCACCTGGACCGGCGACAGGGCTACCGGGAGGCGCTGCGGGCTGCCGGCATCCCGCTGGACCCGAGCCTGGACGTGGAGTCGCAGTTCAGCATCGACGGCGGCAACCGGGCCGCCGCCGAACTGCTCGCCCGCGGCGAGCCGCCCACCGCGATCTTCGCCGCCTGCGACGAGATGGCGATGGGCGCGATGACCGCGCTGCGCGACGCCGGGCTGCGGGTGCCCCAGGACGTCAGCGTGATCGGCATCGACGACCACGACCTGGCCGGCGTGCTCGGGCTGAGCACCATCGCCCAGCCCGCCGCCGAGCAGGGGCTGCTCGCCGCCCGGCTGCTGCTCGACCCACTGGTCGTCCGGGCCGTCGAGCCGTACACCGGGCTGGTCGCCCGGCCCCGCAGCGGCGCGGAGCCGGACCGACCGGCGCCGCTGGCCCCGGTGATCCTGCCCACTCGGCTGGTCGTGCGCGAGTCGACCGCCCCGCCCCGGGCAGACTGA